The stretch of DNA CTCCTCTGAACTCATTGTCCTCTATGAGTAAGGAAGTTACGAAGAATTCATGGTAAAATTTTATACCATCATATTTGAGCGCCGTATCGTAGAGCGTGTGCATAGCATATAGCCCCGTTTTATCTGCTGCGAAGCATGCCCTCGGGAAACTGTGCCCACCGAAGGGCCTCTGAGCGATCCTCCCATCACTCCTTCTAGCCCAAGGCATCCCCCAATGCTCTAATTGATAGATCTCCTGAGGCGCGAGTCTCACGAACAGCTCCACTGCATCCTGATCCGCGAGCCATGCCGCACCCTTAATCGTATCGTAAGCGTGAAGATCGAAGCTGTCCCCTTCATCTGGATATAGAACAGCCCCTGTGCCGCCTGCATAAGCTACAGAATGAGATCTCATCGCATGAACCTTCGTCAAGACGCTCACATTCAGTTTATCATTACTCCTCCTCGCGGCTTCTATAGCTGCTCTCAAACCAGCTAATCCTGATCCTATGATAACGACATCGCTCTCTATTACCTCCGCCAAGGCATACCCTCCCATCTACGGGTAATTCATTTATCAATTTTCAGGTCAGTCAATAAGATAAATGTTTCGTCCACTACTCTTATAAATTTATTTTAGTTAGGCATTTTATTTAATAAAATTTTTATTTATGATGCACATTATATATGATATTTCATTAAAATCGAGAAGTAATTTTAATATTTTTAGTTAAGCAGCTCCTCAGGGGGGATAGGAGTGAGTATACATCATCTCTACTCCGTAATGAATACGCTCCAAGCGAGGATAGGGACTGTTGAACAACTTTGGATATGTGTTGGTTTATTTGCACTATTCATCATAGGATTAGTGATATATTACTGTTACTCGAAGAGCCTAGGATTCCCTGAAGGGTGATGCGAATGGTGGAGATGACTAGGAGGGATTTCATAAAGGCGAGTGTCGTGACTTCAGTAGCTTTAGCTGCTGCATCCCTCGGAATTCCCCTGATCCAATATATTTCCTCTGAACGCGTGATCACTGGGAAGATAGGGGCTGGATCGAGCTCCCTACCGCTCAAGATAGCTAACATAAATAATCTCGAGCCAGACTCTCAAATACAATTCACGATGCCCCTCAATCCGGATGGTAGTAGAGGTCAACATCCAGCTATCTTAATAAGGCTCAGACCCGAGTTAGCTCAGAGAGCTGGAACTGAGTTGAAGGCCTTCAGTGCTGTTTGCACTCACTTAGGATGCATAGTCCACTTGGAAAAGAAAGATGACATATACTGCCCCTGTCACGCGGGCTACTTCGATCCCGTTACTGGGGGAGTGCTTGCGGGTCCTCCTAAGAAGCCCCTCCCAGAAGTTGAAATAAGGATAGATGAGAACGGAGATATCTACGCTGAGGGGTGGAAGAAATGAGTTGCGAGGAGAGAAGCTGCATATCTAGGTTCGTTGATTGGTTCATCGATAGATTAGGTATGAAGAGCCTCAAGGAGCTCAAGGTCTATAGGCACACATTGCACCCCCTTTACAGCCTCGGGGGACTGACCACTCTGATGTTAGTGATCCTAGGGATCACCGGGATACTACTACTGATGTTCTACGTCCCAGTCTTCGGGGAGAGTAATCTGGCCTACGATAGTATAGTCAGGATAATGGATAAGGTAGCTTACGGGTCCGTAATAAGGAGTCTTCACAACTACGCGGCTAACCTCATGATACTACTCTCGATGATACACTTCCTCAGAGTCTACTTCATGGGAGCTTATAAGAAGCCACACGAACTGACTTATGTGATCGGGATATTAACAGGACTCCTCGCGATATTGTGCGGTGTGACGGGTTACTCTCTCAGGATGGATCATATAGCTGCTGAAGCTATAAGGATAGGGAATACTCTCGTATCCAACATGCCTGGAGGAAAGTGGATAGCCCCCCTCATATACGGGATAGGCACTTTCGATGAGATAATAGGTAGGTACTTCGCGTACCACATACTTTTAGCAGGACTCATAGCCTTACTAGCGTTAATACATTTCCTGATGGTTCACATGCATCACGCTTCCCCACCTTATGATGGTTCTGATCCCGAGCCAGCAGTCCCGTTCTTCCCCAACCACCTATTGACTGAGATATCAGCGATCTCCGTAGTTATAGGAGCCCTCATAATACTATCGGCAGCCTTCCCAGCGGAACTCGGTCAGAAGTTCCTACCAACAGAAATCCTACCAGTCGGCCAGCCTGAGTGGTATCTGATGGCGATTTATGCTGGGATAAAGACAGGAGTAGATCCATTCCTAGCTTTCGCAGTCGTCCCAGGCATACTATTATTAGTGCTCGTCCTCATGCCATGGATAGATCCAGCATATAGCAGGCACCCTAGGAACAGGAGGATAGCGACCTTATACGGCTCAATACTCTTGGGAGAATTTATAGTATTCACGATATACGGGATCCTAACACCGGGTCAGGAGATCCCGCTCATTTACGCTATAGCAATTGGTTTGGCTACTGCTATAGCGATAGGGCTACCAGTGGCGAAGTGCACTTCGAAGCCAGTCCCCCCTAAGAAGGCACCTAGAGTGAGGAGGGTGAGGCACAGGCCCCAGATACTGAGTCAAGCTAAGTATATCCTACTACTGATCTTGATAGTGCAAGTAGCCTCTCTCGCTCTAGGGGTCAACTCCCACATCCAAGAGCTCTACTCACTCGCCGCTATATACTTCGGGATCTCTATAATGGCATTTGGATGGATAATATTTATAGCTAAAGTTATTACACTAGATATTCCTTATATAACAAGACAAGCAGAGGTAAAAGTATGAAGATGAATCATTATATCATTTATTCGTCAATCAACTGAGATCTTTTTTATCTTGTGCTAGAGGCGATCTTCGATGGATCGCGATACTCTACTCCTAATGGGGGTCATAGTAATCGTCTTGATCGTGCTGGGATCTACGTATACAGTTATGTACAGAGGCGTGGCCCCATCCCTCTTAGGAACGTATACTGAAACTCGGCAACAATCTAAAACTCAAGTAACGCAAACTCAAGCAGCACCCTTCCCCTTCGGAGACAGATTCCTATCGATTAAGGAATTCTCAGTGAACTACGATCTAAAGGTTAATGAGAGTAAGATAGGGGAGCTCTCTGCTTATCTTAAGGGGGATAAGTATAGGTTAGATCTATCGATGGAAAGCATCCAGTATGCAATTATAAGATCCGGGAATTCCAGTGTAGTATGCTCAAAAGCTGCTGGAGAGAATTGGTCGTGCTTACAGAGTGGGTCGATTGAAGAAGCGATTCAATCAACTGGGGAGGAAAACTTGAGGGATCCGGTAGGTGAAGGGAGTAAGCTCCGCTCTCCATCATACAACGGATCTAGGAATTACGCTGGTCAGAAGAGCTACTGTTACTACGCGAGGGAGACTTCGGGTGAGCTAGAAGTCCTGAGGGAGATATGTATAACGGACAAGGGGGTCCCCCTATACTACCTCTACATAGAGAAGACTAATAATATCGTTATTAAGAGGATCGAAGCAATAGCTAAGACGATCTCCCCCTCCGTTCAGGATAATGTGTTCAATCCGCCGGCGGCCCCGTCTTAAGTATATTATTTAAATTTTTAACATAATTTTCCGGAGATCGTATTAATAGAACCCATTGAACGAAATGTTTTTTAATCTATTCATTCGCGAATCCTCAGGTAACCATGCCGGATTACCCGAGCTTCGAGCATGTGTATAATGCTATAATGTCCGAGCTCAGGGGCTTCGTTCAAGGTTCGGAGTGTAACATGAATCTTATAAAGGATCTGATATCGAAACTACCACCTGAAGCGCTCGATCAACTCATCGCTCAACTCAACGAGGACCTGAGATCTTGGTTCGGGATGGGTCTTATCTCAGAGGATAGATTGAGGAGGGGGCTCTCTAAGTTGGAGGAGATAAGGAAGCTATATCCTGCTTCAATTCAAAAATAATTCAAAAAGATCCGAAATTCTATGAAAGGATATCCACTATGGAGAGGCCTCCACCCTCATCACTTATTTATCTCTAACGCTCTATGAAATGCTCCGTGGACTTCAAGCTCATACTAGTAACTGGTGGTGTGATAAGCGGGCTCGGTAAAGGCGTAGTAGCTGCATCAATAGGGAAGATAGTCCAATCTAGGGGCTTATCTGTCTCAATGATAAAGATAGATCCCTACCTGAACCCGGATCCTGGGACATTGAATCCTGTAGAACATGGAGAGGTATTCATAACTGAGGATGTATGGAAATTCTGTGCAGGAGAAGTAGAGTTCAAAATAGCCGAGATAGATGAAGATTTTGGTCATTATGAGAGGTTTCTCGATATAAATATGCACCCATCTAATAACATAACGAGCGGCCAAGTGATGCTGAGCGTGATACTGGGGGAGAGGAGGGGGCACTACCTCGGACAGACGATAAGATTGATCCCCCACGTCACTAACGAGATCAAGAGGAGGATATATAGTGTGGCTGAGAGGGAGAGACCCGATGTACTAATCGTAGAACTCGGTGGGACCGTAGGGGATTATGAGGCCATGGCTTTCGTTGAAGCCCTTAGACAACTCAGATTAGAGCTGGGTAGTGGGAATTCTCTACATGTTCACGTCACATATGTTCCTTTCGTTGAGACAATAGGAGAATTTAAGACGAAGCCAGCCCAACTGTTCTTCAGGGAGATCCTAGCTGCAGGTCTGCCGCCGGATATAGTCATCGCTAGGACCTCATCGCCTCTACCGGAAAACGTGAAGAAGAAGCTGGCTCTCTATGCTAGCGTTCCCCTTAATGCAGTTTTTGACGATCCGAACTTAAGCGTTACTTATGAGTTACCTATATATCTGGAGAATCAAGGATTTGGTAAGATACTCTCTGAGAAGCTCCATATAAATGGCAACTCCGATCTGAGTGAGTGGGAGGAGATAGTGAGGAAATTCAAGGTGGGTATCAGGAAGAGGGTAGCGATGGTCGGGAAATACTGGAGGATGGCGGATGTCTATATCTCTATATTAGAAGCAGTTAAGCATGCCGGAGCTTCTCTGGGAGTCCTTCCGGAGATAATCCCCGTGGATTCTGAGGGTATAGAGAGGGGAAATGAACTGGAGAAAATTGAGGATGCTGACGGGATAATCTTAACACCGGGTTTCGGATCTAGGGGGACTGAGGGGATGATATACGCTGCTTCTTGGGCACTCAAAAACGAGAAGCCCTTCTTGGGCATATGCTTCGGTGCCCAACTAGCGACAGTAGCTTTCGCTAGGGAGGTGATGGGTTGGGAGGGCGCTAACTCCACTGAGATAGATGCGAACACTCCGTGGCCAGTAGTCGATCTCCTCCCGGAGCAGAAGGCAATAAGAGATGTGGGAGGGACGATGAGGCTCGGAGGACATGAAGTCATATTGTTAGGAGGGAAGCTGAGGGCTGCTTACGGGAGAGATAGGATAGTAGAGAGGTTCAGGCATAGATACCACATAATAAAGGAGTACGCTGAGAGGATGGAAGGAGCGGGCTATAGAGTGACTGCAGTAGATCCCTCCGGTGAGATAATAAATGCCTTCGAAGTCGAAGGACACCCATATTTCGTCGGAGTTCAGTTCCATCCGGAGTTCAAATCTAGACCAGGGAGACCTAGTCCGACATATGTCTCCTTCATGGAAGTCGTTAAAGGGATCTGAAGACAGACTTAGCTACACTGATAACTTTCTCTACTTCTTCTTCCGTCATACAATGGTAGAGAGGTAGGTAAAGTATCTCCTCGCAGAGGGCTCTCGCATTCGGAGTATCTCCTGAGATCTCGAAATCCTCAAATAATATGCTGAGGAAATTGTAATATCTATCCTTTAATTTTGAGATAGCTGGTTGTTCCTGCAGAGGCATCGGATAGGCTGCTCTGGCCATAACACCTCTCTCAGCTAAGAGCTTCAATGCTCTATCCCTCTTCCCCCTCACCCTCACTGGGTAGAGGTGCCAGACGGGATCGGCCCATTCAGCGACATACGGTGTTTCGACTAGATCCGATAATTCCTCTGTGTAAATAGATGCTATCTCCTTCCTCCTTCTGTTGAATTCATCTAATCTTTCGAGTTGAACCAATCCTATTGCGGCATTTATCTCCGTCATCCTGTAATTGAATCCTATGAAGTGATGCTCATACTTTGAGACCTGTCCCTGATCCCTTATAGCTTTCGCCCTTAAGTATATTTCCTCATCATCCGTCGTTATCATACCTCCCTCTCCTGTCGTCATGTTCTTAGTTGGATAGAAGCTGAAGGCCCCTACCTCACCTATAGCGCCTACTTTCCGGCCCTTATAGAGGGCTCCATGCGCTTGAGCGCAATCCTCAAGAATTAAGATATCCCTTTCCCCTAGAGCTTCCCTTATAGCATCTAGATCAGCGGGATGCCCATGTATATGGACGGGTACTACTGCCTTAGTCTTCTCAGAGACCTTCCTCTTGACATCATTTGGATCCATCGTACCTGTCTTTGGATCTACATCTACGAAGACAGGCTTAGCTCCCGAGAGTATGACAGTAGATGCCGTCGCGAAAAACGTATAACTTGGAACTATGACTTCATCCCCGGGTCCGATGCCCATCGCGATGAGTGCTACATGTAATGCGGCTGTACCATTAGAAACAGCGACAGCATACTTACTCCCCACATAGGAAGAGAAGGACCTCTCGAATCTCTCAACAAGCTCCCCTTGAGCTAATTTTCCGGATCTTAGGACCTCAGATACACTTAAGATCTCTCTCTCACTTATGCATGGTTTAGATATCGGTATCAATGCGTATCCCCTGGAGCCGCTCCCCCAACTTAATAAAAACCGAGCCGCTCCCCTCTGTCCCCGAGTTCACTGTCCTACCGAGAATTGTTATGATATCGATGCCTCGTAGTGTGGGTAAAATTTATTACACTTGAAGGCTTTATAAAGTTTTGATAATATACTGTATATCCCCAAGAAGGTTATCCTGGAATCGGTAAGCTCAAGAAGTAAGATGTCGCTGAAGCGACGATGGGCGCTGCTATGTTATCCTCAATCCCATAGAGCTCTGCTACTGATGAGAGGGCAGCTAAGATCAATGATTCAAGCAGCCTCCCAGTTATAAGTATTGAGATTATATAGAAAGATAAGAATCCAGAGAGAGTCCCTTCGATTGTTTTATTGCTGAACGGGATAACTCTCCTTCCAAAATTCATCCCGAAAATCGCGGAAATTCCATCAACAAATACTAAAGCTAAGACACCGTAGATCATAGAGGGCCCGAATATGAAGTATGAGGATGCCCCTCCGACGAGTCCTGACATCATACCTAACCATCCGCTTCTCCTCTCATAATCCCTCTCAACCATCCTTATCAATTTCTCAAAAGACTCTATCACGACTTCTAAATGTCTGACTTGGGGGATTTGCATACTTGCTTTGAGCCATTCTGGGAGACCCTTGACTTGAGTTGAATATATTATCCCTCCTATAGCTAGAGCCGCTCCATAGACAGCTCCAGGTTCTATGTAATCCTTCAAGAGCAAAGGGATAGCTAGGAGAAGTGAGAAGACCACATGAATAAGCTTCCTTATAGTCTCCCCGATCATATGATCCCCTGAGAGAGTGAGAGCTCTACTAAAGCTAGTATACGAGGTACCATTATATTTTATCGTTTCTCCCCTCTCTCAATCGTTTAGGATGCGTTTACCCGGGTCCTCGTAATACCGTCTTAAGGAAAAGGACTAAGGATTACCGCCAAACTTCCGGCGAAATTTTCACTTCACTCTCTATACTTCATTCCCCGCTGCACCAGCGACTTCATCATGCGGTGCGGTAAACTTATAGAACATGAGGTACTTGGTATTTAGATGAGTGACCTATTGAACTTACTGAGTGAGATGAGGAGGGGAAAGGAGCCTGACGATAGGGAAGTTATGGGAGCCTTGAAACAACTCCGTGAGAGATTCCCTGAGATATCTCATATAGTACTCTCGGAGGAGAACAGGATACTTCTGAGGAAGATTATAACCAAGGGGATTCTCATCGTGGATGAGGACCTCTTCCTAGCGTGCGAGGAGCATGATTCTTTGAGGAGAGAGGCTTATCAAGCCGTCAGATCTATGAGTATTGAGGAGCTTGAAAGGGCATCCGTGGAGATAATAGCTAAGAACTTAGAGAGAACACTACTAGGCGGCTTCATAATGAAGAGAATAAGTTAGATCGGGGCGGGGGGACTCGAACCCCCGGCCTGCCGGTTTCTGTGGGAGCTGCCGCTGACGGGGCGTCAACAGACGCCCACTACAGCCGGCCGCTCTACCAGGCTGAGCTACGCCCCGTCACACATAATGCTAGCCCAAGTAATATATTAACGTTACTGCCTCCTATTGCGGATTCACACCCCTCTAACTTCGAAGGGTACTCCCATATATTCGGAAACTCTTTTAAATATCTCGAAGTCCTGCTTATTCCTAGTTACCAAGAGGACCTCCTCTATAGAGGATTCCTTTATCTCCTCTAGTATTATCCTAATGGATACTTCCACTGGAACTCCTCCGACCCCAGCTCCCATCGCTGGAAACGCTATACTCCTAACCCCCAGCTCCTCCCCTTTCTTCAGAGCCGCTCTGACAGCTGCTCTTATGTACTCAGGGCTGCTGGAACCTCCCGGGCTCTCTACAGTAGGCGCATGGATCACATACCTCGCTTTTAGCTTCCCAGCGGAGGTCTCTATAGCTTCACCTATTCTTAAGGGAGCCTTCCTCATGGCCTCCCTCTCTATTTCCTCCCCTCCCTTCCTCTTTATAGCTCCAGCAACACCTCCTCCCATCACTAAGAATACATTGGCTGGGTTGACTATAGCGTCCGACTCCACTTCCGTTATATCTCCTAGCACGAGGATCAGCCTCGGCATGATATCCCTCCGCCCCACGAGATGAGATTTTATAATCTTGTCTCATCGGGCCTGAGCATCCTCGGCACACCCTCCTCTATCTTATACTCAGCCCCGCAGTTCTTACAAGAGAGTTTTCCGCTTATTACTTCAAGCTCCATACATTTAACACAATTACTTGGGTCCTCGGGTCGGGAGCCGGTGAAAGCGCACCATATCTCGCACAGAGGTCTCTCGGGTATCGTAGAGAGTCCATTCTCTTTTCTCTCGTTCTCTACTATTAGTTCAAGGGGGAAGCTCAAACATGAGGGACATGCGAGTAGATCTAAGAGCCTCCTCTTCAAGCGATCACCTGAATCTTATATCCTCGATCCATACTTAAGAAGAACTGTCCCTTTCAAGAAGGAATCGCCGAGTTCTCGAGTCTCCGTTCTAATGCTGAAGGAACACTAATAGATAGAGGGGCCACTATGAGTGACTGGAAATTATTTTATCTATCTTCAAAGAGAGATCTAGCTTGGAAGATATGCGGGAGGTCTCTTACTGGATCTAGATAGATCTCCTCTCAGCTGCAAGAAAACCCTAAATATTTTTCAATTCACATTGGGTGAGGAGCGTCATGAGCGGGGACCATAAATTCGAGATACAGATAGTCAAGCAGGATAGGGCTTTGAGAGTCGAAAGAGAGTATAAAGAAAGAATGAAAGAGCTCTATGGAGATAAAATAATTTCCAAATTCTCTAGAGATGTTGTTGAATGTCCCATTCTTGGGAAGACTGTGAGCTTCCTGATATGTATGGGATGCCCCAATTATGTCAGGAGATTCAAAGGTGTGGTCCACTGCAAAGGCGAGCCAATAGCTCCTTCTGGGAGATCATAATTCAGATTTCTCGTATTTTCTCGACTTCCTAGAGATCATGAATGATGTTACCACAGCAGATACTATCGATGCTGATATTCCGAGGATGATGAATATTAGGGCCGATCGATCCTCATACCTACTGACTTCAGCAATAGATTCGTTCGGATATCTCAGTCCCTTGATTAGAGGTCCTGTAGCGTTCTGAGTTGAATAACTCGGGGAGAGTTCAGGGATTTGCTCAGAGTATGTGTTCATGGTGAATAGATACCATGGGAATAGCATGAGAACGCCTATCAAGAGGCCGATTAATGCGCCCTTTACTAATATCTCCTTAGGCGCTGCTGTAACCATCCTGAGGGCCTCGTATATCCTATCCCTCTCCTCACTGGAGGTCATGATGATGAATGCTGAGGAAGCGAGTGTATAGAGGGTTTTCTGCCCCCTCTTACCAGATATTCTCGCTACAGGCCTTATTAGGCCTGCGTTCTGAAGCTTCTCTATGTGGAATATTACTGTAGTTATCGGAAGACCTAGTTCTTTAGCCAGATCGTTGGGGCTCATCAATCTCTCCTTCAAAAGGGCCAAGATCCTCCTACCTATATCGCTAGATATCTCTTGACCCAAGATTTTAAGTCTCTCATCCTCTAATGTGAAGACTTCCCACTCCATTTTCCCTCAGGACTTATGGAAGTTCAGGATTTAAATCATTCTAATAACTTCGAATTACTTCGCACCTTTCGACCACCTTACTATGAGCTCCGATGCCTCGAGCAAATCATGGACTACGTAGTCTGAGAGCCTCACTATCCTCTCAGATTTGGGCCTGAATGCTATCTTCAGGCCTAGATCCATCTCGAATATGGAGAGATCACTATCCCCGTCACCCACGAAAGCCACTCTAGCGAGAGGTATACCATAACCCCTAGCGACTTCCTCTAGGACAACTCCCTTCTCATCAGGCGGAAGATCCTCGATCAATCCTACTACCTCATTTCCCTCTAGAAGGAGCCTGGCGCTCCTGCAGAAGTCCATCCCAAGTCTCTCGCAGACTCTATCCGCGATTACATTCAGACCAGAGCTTATGACTCCGACAATGAAACCAAAACCCTTGAGTATCTTTATAGACTTCTCAGAGTTCTCCACTAATTTTATGGAGTCCACCCTCCTCAGGACTTCCGAGAAATCCTTCTTCCTCCAAGAAGATACGTCTAGCTCTGCCCATCTCCTGTAATCTATCTCCCCCCTCTCATACATCTGCCTATAGATGTAGGCCTCCCTCTCAGTCCCTAAGACCTCATGAACGAACTCCCAAGAGCTTTTTATCTCGATGAGAGTCCCATCCATATCGAAGCAAACCATGTACTTCATCATAGGCTTCTACCCGTCTCGTTATTTAATTAAGATTGCACTCCGATAATATTCCAATATATAGAATACGAGCCCGGGTCAATTTATTTAAAACGCTACTGTGTCGCTGAGTGAGGAGGGTATAAGGTGTATAGCAATCCGAATGATGTGAAATTCATGCAAGTCGGTCAGAGTGATTGGCTCTCTTGGATATTCTTCATAATATTCATTATGATAATGCAGTTTTACGCAAACAGGCTGCAGGCTCAGATATGGATAAGTGAGATAAGCAGAGCTTTATCTAAACTAGAGGAGTATAGCAACGATTCTGCTAGGAAATTCATAGAAGAAGCATCTAAGTATGGGAGATCTCAAGAGGAGGTAAAATCTATTTACAACAAGGTGAAGGGATTCTTCTTAATAGAGCCAGTCACTCTCGACCCATACGGAGCCATAAGGAGGCTTGAGCACCTCTTAAATACTATGAGAGATCACTTGAATGCATTGATGAGGGATATAGCCCCTAATGCAGATAATTGGAAGAGATCTAACTTGAGGGATCAGATGGCTAGCGCACTAACGCTGGACATGATATATAGGATCATAAGGCATTACTTCATCCTCGGGAGGAAGACACAAAACTTGATATACATAGCCCAGATACAGATGCTCCTCCCCGAGATCATGAGGATAGCTAAAGCTTATTGGAAGGCATGCGATGCTTTCAGACTCGGGGTACCGATAGGCGATGGGATAGGTCCCCTAATCGCTTTGAAATTGATGAATGGTGTCGAACCTACAGAGATCGCTGAAAACATAGTGGGGGCTGAAGTAGATATCGAGGGGAGGAGAGTGATGGTGATAAAAGCGAAGGGACCAGGTTCTGAAGTTGGAAGGCCAGGTTTGGCTATAGAGAGGATTGTGGAGAGTAGAGAGGGTAAAGTCTCCCTCATAATAACGATAGATGCCGCTTCTAAGCTAGAGGGAGAGCCCACTGCAGAGATAGCCGAGGGCATAGGAGCAGCTATAGGCGATCCTGGACCTGAGAAGTATAAGATAGAGGAAGTAGCTACGAAATATGCTATACCCTTACACGCGATCGCGATAAAAGAGGATCAGCTCGATGCTATAACTAGCATGAGCGAGGAGATAGCGAGATCCGCTGATGAGGTCATAGGGAGAGTGAGGGCGGCGATAATATCGAAGACACTGCCTGGAGATTATGTGATAGTTGCCGGTATAGGGAACACGATGGGCATAGGGAATAAGATAGGAGGTGCATAAACTATGCCCGAGGAGGAGAAGAAAAAGATACCAATCGGATTTTACCTACTCTGGATAGCTTCACTAACTGGGATATTGATAATATCCTTGGTCTTCCTCTACTTAGGGTTCACAAGCCTCAGCGGAGGTAACATGGGGGAGTCCTTCCTCAATATAGTCATGGGGATCGCAGGTCTCGGGATAGCTGCTAAAGTCGGATACGATATGTTGAGGACGAGGATGTCATTCAAGGAGGAGATATTCGAAGTCCTGAGTGAGTTGATGTGCGAGAGTTGCGGGGAAAAGCTTATAAGAGATTTCAAGGAGGGGGATTACGTTGGCGCGGTTTCAGAAGGGGATAAATGCCCCAAATGCCAGCGACCAGCGTTGATAGTGAGTATATACTCTAGGACACCGAAAGGGAAGGAGAAGAAATATTGAATTCGGTGAAGTTAGTTGAGGGGAACGAAGATACACGTCGTCCCATGCGTAGTTGTATTCAATAGAGAGGGGAAAGTCCTCCTATTGAAGAGAGCTAAGAGCAAGAGGAACGGGGGGAAGTGGGAGATACCCGGGGGCAGTCTGAAGTACGGCGAATCCCCTAGGAAAGGAGC from Candidatus Korarchaeum sp. encodes:
- a CDS encoding ubiquinol-cytochrome c reductase iron-sulfur subunit, with product MVEMTRRDFIKASVVTSVALAAASLGIPLIQYISSERVITGKIGAGSSSLPLKIANINNLEPDSQIQFTMPLNPDGSRGQHPAILIRLRPELAQRAGTELKAFSAVCTHLGCIVHLEKKDDIYCPCHAGYFDPVTGGVLAGPPKKPLPEVEIRIDENGDIYAEGWKK
- a CDS encoding cytochrome b N-terminal domain-containing protein yields the protein MSCEERSCISRFVDWFIDRLGMKSLKELKVYRHTLHPLYSLGGLTTLMLVILGITGILLLMFYVPVFGESNLAYDSIVRIMDKVAYGSVIRSLHNYAANLMILLSMIHFLRVYFMGAYKKPHELTYVIGILTGLLAILCGVTGYSLRMDHIAAEAIRIGNTLVSNMPGGKWIAPLIYGIGTFDEIIGRYFAYHILLAGLIALLALIHFLMVHMHHASPPYDGSDPEPAVPFFPNHLLTEISAISVVIGALIILSAAFPAELGQKFLPTEILPVGQPEWYLMAIYAGIKTGVDPFLAFAVVPGILLLVLVLMPWIDPAYSRHPRNRRIATLYGSILLGEFIVFTIYGILTPGQEIPLIYAIAIGLATAIAIGLPVAKCTSKPVPPKKAPRVRRVRHRPQILSQAKYILLLILIVQVASLALGVNSHIQELYSLAAIYFGISIMAFGWIIFIAKVITLDIPYITRQAEVKV
- a CDS encoding CTP synthase — translated: MDFKLILVTGGVISGLGKGVVAASIGKIVQSRGLSVSMIKIDPYLNPDPGTLNPVEHGEVFITEDVWKFCAGEVEFKIAEIDEDFGHYERFLDINMHPSNNITSGQVMLSVILGERRGHYLGQTIRLIPHVTNEIKRRIYSVAERERPDVLIVELGGTVGDYEAMAFVEALRQLRLELGSGNSLHVHVTYVPFVETIGEFKTKPAQLFFREILAAGLPPDIVIARTSSPLPENVKKKLALYASVPLNAVFDDPNLSVTYELPIYLENQGFGKILSEKLHINGNSDLSEWEEIVRKFKVGIRKRVAMVGKYWRMADVYISILEAVKHAGASLGVLPEIIPVDSEGIERGNELEKIEDADGIILTPGFGSRGTEGMIYAASWALKNEKPFLGICFGAQLATVAFAREVMGWEGANSTEIDANTPWPVVDLLPEQKAIRDVGGTMRLGGHEVILLGGKLRAAYGRDRIVERFRHRYHIIKEYAERMEGAGYRVTAVDPSGEIINAFEVEGHPYFVGVQFHPEFKSRPGRPSPTYVSFMEVVKGI
- a CDS encoding DegT/DnrJ/EryC1/StrS family aminotransferase codes for the protein MIPISKPCISEREILSVSEVLRSGKLAQGELVERFERSFSSYVGSKYAVAVSNGTAALHVALIAMGIGPGDEVIVPSYTFFATASTVILSGAKPVFVDVDPKTGTMDPNDVKRKVSEKTKAVVPVHIHGHPADLDAIREALGERDILILEDCAQAHGALYKGRKVGAIGEVGAFSFYPTKNMTTGEGGMITTDDEEIYLRAKAIRDQGQVSKYEHHFIGFNYRMTEINAAIGLVQLERLDEFNRRRKEIASIYTEELSDLVETPYVAEWADPVWHLYPVRVRGKRDRALKLLAERGVMARAAYPMPLQEQPAISKLKDRYYNFLSILFEDFEISGDTPNARALCEEILYLPLYHCMTEEEVEKVISVAKSVFRSL
- a CDS encoding macro domain-containing protein, which gives rise to MPRLILVLGDITEVESDAIVNPANVFLVMGGGVAGAIKRKGGEEIEREAMRKAPLRIGEAIETSAGKLKARYVIHAPTVESPGGSSSPEYIRAAVRAALKKGEELGVRSIAFPAMGAGVGGVPVEVSIRIILEEIKESSIEEVLLVTRNKQDFEIFKRVSEYMGVPFEVRGV
- a CDS encoding Trm112 family protein, translated to MKRRLLDLLACPSCLSFPLELIVENERKENGLSTIPERPLCEIWCAFTGSRPEDPSNCVKCMELEVISGKLSCKNCGAEYKIEEGVPRMLRPDETRL
- a CDS encoding winged helix-turn-helix domain-containing protein, with protein sequence MEWEVFTLEDERLKILGQEISSDIGRRILALLKERLMSPNDLAKELGLPITTVIFHIEKLQNAGLIRPVARISGKRGQKTLYTLASSAFIIMTSSEERDRIYEALRMVTAAPKEILVKGALIGLLIGVLMLFPWYLFTMNTYSEQIPELSPSYSTQNATGPLIKGLRYPNESIAEVSRYEDRSALIFIILGISASIVSAVVTSFMISRKSRKYEKSEL
- a CDS encoding HAD-IB family phosphatase, coding for MMKYMVCFDMDGTLIEIKSSWEFVHEVLGTEREAYIYRQMYERGEIDYRRWAELDVSSWRKKDFSEVLRRVDSIKLVENSEKSIKILKGFGFIVGVISSGLNVIADRVCERLGMDFCRSARLLLEGNEVVGLIEDLPPDEKGVVLEEVARGYGIPLARVAFVGDGDSDLSIFEMDLGLKIAFRPKSERIVRLSDYVVHDLLEASELIVRWSKGAK